From Kwoniella europaea PYCC6329 chromosome 3, complete sequence, one genomic window encodes:
- a CDS encoding serine/threonine-protein phosphatase PP1 has product MGEQQNEIDLDSVIDRLLEVRGNRPGKAVQLAEYEIKYLCTKAREIFISQPILLELEAPIKICGDIHGQYYDLLRLFEYGGFPPEANYLFLGDYVDRGKQSLETICLLLAYKIKYPENFFILRGNHECASINRIYGFYDECKRRYNIKLWKTFTDCFNCLPIAAIIDEKIFTMHGGLSPDLQSMEQIRRVMRPTDVPDTGLLCDLLWSDPDKDITGWSENDRGVSFTFGPDVVSRFLQKHDMDLICRAHQVVEDGYEFFAKRQLVTLFSAPNYCGEFDNAGAMMSVDDTLLCSFQILKPAEKKAPKYGGYGASGRRQ; this is encoded by the exons ATGGGTGAACAACAGAACGAAATTGACTTGGATTCGGTCATCGATCGACTTTtagagg TACGAGGAAATCGACCGGGTAAAGCTGTACAATTAGCAGAATATGAGATCAAATACCTTTGTACGAAAGCCCGAGAAATCTTCATCAGTCAACCTATCTTACTTGAATTGGAAGCTCCAATCAAGATCTGCG GTGATATCCACGGACAATACTATGATTTACTGAGGTTATTCGAATATGGCGGTTTCCCACCAGAGGCCAATTATCTGTTTTTGGGAGATTACGTCGATAGAGGAAAACAATCACTCGAAACTATCTGTCTGCTCTTGGCGTACAAGATCAAATACCCAGAAAACTTCTTTATCTTGAGAGGGAATCACGAATGCGCGAGTATCAATAGAATTTATGGATTCTACGATGAAT GCAAGCGACGTTATAACATCAAGTTGTGGAAGACCTTTACCGACTGTTTCAACTGTCTACCCATCGCTGCTAttatagatgagaagatcttCACTATGCATGGTGGTTTG AGTCCCGATCTTCAAAGCATGGAACAGATCCGAAGGGTCATGAGACCAACGGATGTACCTGATACTG GTCTCCTCTGTGATCTGCTTTGGTCTGATCCCGATAAAGACATTACAGGATGGAGTGAGAACGATCGAGGTGTATCATTCACATTTGGACCGGACGTGGTATCGCGATTCTTGCAAAAACATGATATGGATTTGATCTGTCGAGCacatcaa GTCGTCGAGGATGGTTATGAATTCTTCGCCAAACGTCAATTGGTAACCCTATTCTCGGCTCCTAATTATTgtggagag TTCGATAACGCCGGTGCTATGATGTCCGTCGACGATACATTACTCTGTTCCTTCCAG ATCCTCAAACCAGCCGAGAAGAAAGCTCCGAAATATGGGGGATACGGTGCCAGCGGACGGCGTCAGTGA